tgaattgtttttgcccaagtggtcagagcagctctgtaatctgtactgtgttgttctctcttgcaagatattattaaaagcatcttatctcctcagaaaataactgactctgtgccttactaaaatttccactACAGTTCCCCAGCAGAAATCTTTAGCTCTAAAGGAGAGAGAGAAGGTTCACTGATCTTCTTTACCTGCAGTCTTCCTTCTGGTATCAGCTCGTCTTTTCTAAACTGTCCATGTCTTTACCCAGTGATTTGAGTCAAGTGAAGTGACAAACGGGCATGTCGCACTTGTTACACGGATTTATAATGTCACAACATCAAAATGAAGTATCTATCTACAGCACTCGGCTTCTTTCTTTCGTTTTGACAGATGATAAATTTGGGCAACAATTATGGTGACCAGTGTTGAAGGGAAAGAAAGGTCTGTTACAAAATGCCTTCTTAGAGGCCACTGTCATTGACGCTGCTCTTACATGGACATGAAGTGTCTGCTATCTCTCAGTGAATTACTAAAGCTAATTGCCCCTAATTAGAAGGCCCTGATTGAGGTGCAGCTTCTGATTTATGAGGAAGCCGGGATGTGTGTCTCAGTTGTCTGCCGTTCTAATTGTTCATTTTAGTATTCATGTCTTCCTCTAAGTGTCGCAGGACTGTTCCTAGCCTTGCGTAAATGGAGGCAGTTTGTCTGTTTGCTTCTCCAAGATGACTTACTGAACCCCATCCAACTCGGTGACCCCAGATGAACCGATGATGAATATCTTGGCACCGCTTAAATCCTCTGTATACGACTTCAGTCTAACCACAGCTGAGGTTGTCTCGGTGACAGCTGAGCTGGGCAAAGGGGTTTCATATTTTCAACCACATCGAAGCGCCGCGAAATGTGAGAAGATTCGactaatgtgtttgtttttactgcAGGATATTGTATTTCTTCAGTGTTCGACACagtaatgttcataaataaGACACCTCCGCTTCCATTTTTGTGTGAGGAGCTGCTGATAACGGTGACATATTGTTTTAATTTACAGGATTGTGACAAgatttgaaaaatgtttttaatttccAACCACACTTACGATATTCTTTATTCTTCCATTTAAACCTACAATGATATTCGGCCCGAGGCCTGTCAAGAACAGCTACCCCCCCCATGAACTACAATAGTATTAACTTCTATTCTGCTTTTCAAGCAGCCTGTTATGGATGTGCTATAATTAGACTTCTGTACCCGGTAGGATTGCTAGATGTTGATCATTGTTATTTAATGAGGCATGCAAACCTATGATTTCTCATCCCTTTAGGCTGACCATTTACGACTTGCAACCCAAGCAGGAGCCTTGAGATTTTCATAGACGtaaaaaacacaattttctCTCGCCATAAATCATTTGAGagatgttctttttttctcaatttgcAGTGAGGTGAAAGGCCAATGGTTTTTTTCTGCTATTATTCAGCTACAATGTATTGTAGTCGGGCCTCTTGTTCTCAGTACTGTCTTTTTGCTGGATTTGAAATCGAATGATCTGCTTCAGAGAGACGGCTGAGATGGGAGACATTTATTTCAGGAAAAATTCACATAGCCCACTGAGGGATAATGGAGCGATGGGGCCCCCTGGCGCTAACAATGTGTATTAGTTTTCTTGGTAAATGCTGACGTGAAAATGAAACTGCACCCGCTTACAGCTCAAAGGTGTCACAacatatgttttgtttttgttttttttaaacatcaggtTTTTAACTGGTTTTAAAATCAAATAAGTGCAACCAAAAAGACGTGGCACATTAGTCCATGTCatcatttattgaacaaaaactaaagCAAGTGAATGGAAAGTGCTCATGTCTCGTGGCTGCAAGCAAGCCCCAATCATTACCCCTCCACCACCATGCTCTGCAGATGGtacgaggtgtgtgtgtgtgtgtggatatgctgatttgtgtttggttttcaccaaaAATGGCTCTGTACATTATGGCCAGACACATCAGCACTTTGGTCTCGTCTGTCCAAAGGAggttgttccagaagtcttgctgtttgttcagatgcaactttgcaaGCCTGAGCTTAACGTTCGACATGTTTACAGAGGCCTgaggagtctgagatgtagcttctgttttgttttttttatctgtttgcACTTAACTGCGCCCTGCATGGTCTGGCGTTGGGGGGACTTGCTGCTCTCTTAAGTGTTTTCCACCAGTGATTAACTGAATACAGTCCCTTGCTGTAGAAGAATGGAAATGGCCTTTTAACTCTTTCCAGATTCTCTAAGACcactgctgatttttttttttccccatcttgGCAATGTGTTAACACACAACTGAATGTTCCAGAGCAGCAAAGTGCCAAAACTTCTGCCTTTTATAGAGGTGATCTCGCCTGCTGATGATCAGTTGAATAAGTGCACTTGATCCACAGCACCTGACCTCTACTTACCTTCTTAATTCTTACTGAAGCGGTAGGGGGGCGACTCATTTTCAACACGCTGGATTTGCATTTTGTTCAGTTAACACATTGTCCTTCTTTGACGCAGTGTAATATGTCGTGTGTTGTTAGAAAACTGACATTGAATTGACCTCACTTTAAGACCTGTTAAGGACCAGAGGATTTCAACACCTTACACAAGGGGGAAAAAGGGCCCTTTTTTAGGGGTGCGCTGTAATCAATGAAACCTGTTTTCTTCGGCATGTGGAAGCAACATTTAGCGAGGCATTTTTGTTAAATGCACATTGAACTGCatcaaaaaatattttgtgaaaataaaagtcTGCCTTGGAACCACTGTCTCCACCTAAAAGCTGATCACAGTCTCTCATTTACATTTCCTTTGAGGTTCCAGTGAGTATAGATTCAGTTAAAACCTTTCATGTTTTCCTTGTTCATCCCATAGAGTCAAGGCATATTGCCTCGGTGCGATTCAATCTGAGGTTTCCACGTAACAAACGGTTCCTCTGTAAGATCAGTAGATACCGAGAGCCCTTACAGCTTGAGATGCCATTTCTCGGTTTACTGCATCACTTAAGGGAAAAGCACATGCTGATGTGCGAAGATTATAATTACTGGAATAAAAGGACAGAACAGGACAAAACCACGTTGAAACGTATTCAAACGCAAAGTTTCGCATCCCCACTTATCATAATTACAGTTTAGAGCTGACGAGAAGGAAACACACACTAATAtgagaagtttaaaaaaattatttataatATGATACAAGGATATTCTGTGCAAGAGGTTGTTGGTGCTGTGAAACCTGTACATTATGAACAAAGCACTTTAAAATTCAATAGCAACCTTCAAAACAGAGCATGGCTGCTGGACCATGATCGTGTCAAATAGCTAACTATGAAGGTACTTGATGTGTTAAACATACTGTTTCCACCAGTATACAATGGCTGTAAAGGATTACATTATTTATATAAAGTGCAGAAAATATAAGAACTTGCAGAGAAGACCTGAAGTGCTTGGTGACTTGAGTTTAAACCCACCACCTGATCCTGAAGTTGGATGACTGGTGGCTGGCGGGGCAGAATCATCAACAGTTGGCAACAGCTCAGTGGCAGAATatacactgaaataaaaaaactgtATGAAAGGGTAACCAATCTGTGCAATATACGGAATCTTACAAATATCAATATGAACAGTTGTAAAAAAGTTATCGAAAATCCCCCTTTTTACAATTATAAATAGACGCTTGCCGCTCCTTCTCTGCTGAAGCATTGGCACCACAGGCTCTCAATTCTTTTACCAccactgaatgaatgaaaagaCCTGAAATAGATGAGACGTCTCCtgcttttctgttctttttttctatcaAAAGGGGAATAGGACATCTTTGACATTAAAGATATAAGAAAATATATGCACTGTTAGTGACTAGATTACATGTTTTGTATACATCTTATAATTCTGTTTTGCCACTATAATGTTTTAAGGTTACAAAAGCGAGTGAATTTAGCATCACAGTTGAGTCTCAAGAACACAGGAGAGTAAAGAGGCATCAAGCGGTCCATCAGACTCTgttcagcacctctgcatgcTAAAACACCAGCAGCCGGGGATTCTGGGGGATTATCTAGGTCTGCTGGGAACCCTGTGGAAAGAAAGCAGGACAAGCAGGTGTATACTCTGTTGGTGTACAGTATGGAAGTTGTTATGCAAAACTATTGGACTGCGACGGTCATTAGCTGCGGCCCTTACTGAGTTGGTTCGTTTACGCTTCCAGCAGTCTGGATTGAGTCTTTTCTGCTCCTCAGCCAAAGCCTTGGCCTCCATGGTGTACATCCTCCTCTCTTCACTTTTCATCTTCTTCCACTTGTCACCCAGGATGACACTAATGGCTCTGCAGTaaaagtttgaaaaagaaagtttgttatttttttccccccggaTTTTCGACTTGTTAAAATCTTCTGTAAAAGTACAGCTGATAAACATTAAACAAGACCGTTTTAGAATAAAAACATTACATCTAATTTAGGTATCTGTCCCTAAATACATTGTATTAAAGCTCAACAAAGTGGAATTGCATTAAGGGAGTTACAAACTATTCTGCCTGGTGTTTCTAAATGAGAAAGAGCCAAACAGGAAGTATGCGACCGTTGATCAGGGTGGTTGTCATGATGTAGATGTGGGACTGCTCTGACATGTCCCTGATAAGAATAAAACCTCTAAGTGCCCTTACGTTTAGCACAGCACTGTATATTCAAAGGAGGAGTAAGTTAGTCTTTGGGTCTGATGCCCATCGACACATCAGCCTCATATCATTACCTTTATGTGGAGATATCCAAGAAAACTGTGTCTTAAAGGGTGGGAACCCAAAATATTAAAGAGTAAAACTGTAATATTGCGGTCGAGTTTGGtaattctcttttctttttcttttttttatattaccCACATTGGACATGAAGCTTGGGGTTGTTGATCTGACTGAATTTCCAAGTAAAGAGACATTCAAAACCCTAAAACAGACAATTCTACTTCCCTTAAAAATCTGTGGTACGAGTTCACAGGATCTCACCTGTTGTCCTTCCCGGGGTACATCTGCGTGTACTCCACTCTGTACTTCTTGGCGAAGAGCATGAAGGCATTCATTGGCCGCTTGCATTTTGTAGGCGTGGCACCACTGGTTGTCCCTGAGTTGTGGCTCCTGTTTGATTTGCTACTGGAGGATTGTGGGGAGCTGGAGCGCTCCAGTTTATCACAGTCTGGACTGACGGCACGCCCGCTGGACAGGGAGGCCCTGCGCTGACGGGCCATGCTGCTGAGGACATACACTGCTGAGGAATCTAGCGGGGTGAAGTCATAACTGAGGACAAAAAGGCATGGGAAGATGTTTTAGTGGCATCCTCTGTCTTTTAATCTGTTACATTCATTATATAGTTTCTGGGAGTGTGAGCACACAGGTGCTGCTTGTTATCGAAATTTTGCTCACATCACTTAATAattcattgttttgtttgtttttcttcctccaatCTGCTGCTACAGCAAATGCACATAGACATGCTTCAGCTTTAGGTTCATTTTGTCGCCTAATGAACCATTATCAGCCGAAACAGCTCATTAGTCTCGGGTCTATCTGATTCTTTGCAGCAGGATAGCTCACATTTGTTCACAACTACGCGGTGCGACCACATCCACAtccacatccacacacacacacacacacacacacacacacacgtaaatATGGAGAGCagcctctctctctcactcttaAGCATGTCCATTACAGAAAATGCCTCTTTCCATCACTCATTACATAGACAACGAGCTACAAACTaattctaattttttttatcaaagcaaGCCTTCCTCTTAGCTGGACGAGTGACATTGGTCTGTTCATGCATCTTGCTACATCGACATCCTACATCCTGCGGCAGCTTCTTATCTTCCTCAAGTTAAAGTTCAATGTATTTAAACTCACTGAGCTCATGCTCTACATAAAACATCTGCGCAGTAACCTGGAGGACTTTTTGTTGAGATTGTACCGAGTGAGAAGGAAGAAAAAGTCTCGGAATCTGGTGTAAGTTTCGAACAGCTCCTACGTTTTCTATATTCTATTCATTCGTTCATTTTCATGAACACAGTTCAATTTTCCATTGAGGACAAAGTTGCATAACTGTTTTAGCACACTGCCACCTATTCCTCTTGGAGAGAAAGAGATTCTGAACCTGACTTttcagaagaaagaaaaattaaatggcAAAGCAAAACCGCCACGAGTGCATTCCTAGTTTATATACTTTACAAAGGAAGAGGAGATGTTGAGATTAGTTATTTCATGTCAGGTAAGAAAGAAGACAGTTCATAGACCGCACCTTCTGAAAGTGTCAAAGACGACTGAGTCATCACAGTTAATTGCATCAGGGTGGTTCGGTGGCAGGCACACATCTCCCGGCTGCATCTCATAGCAAGGAATCCCATGGTGCACCACAGTGAGGCTTGGATAAAAGGAAGACCAACCTGATAAAGAGACAGATAGTACATGACAGATCAGCTGGATCCCGAGGCTGTTCTTCTAAAACACCACCCTGAACGGTCTGTATTTGGCCAGTGGAAGCTTCTGTTTTCTGAAGAGACTAATTTGACAGTTTTCTGCTAAATCTTGCTTTGGTGTCATTTTGAATGAACTTGCGTTACTGTACCTttgtttttgacaaaaaaagggTGATCCAATCGGCATTCAGCAGTTAGAAAGCCCTTATCTGGCGAGCCTGAGTCAAACGTGAGTTTAAGAACCGCCTGGCCAAAAGATATCGTCTCTTCGTGGTTCACCAACTTAAGTCCATCTGAACCATATCTCTGTAAATAAAGCAAGAGGCCAATAAAGGAGCCTTTATTCAACAGCAAGACAGACGGCTGAAGTCACGACCAGAGAAGAATTGGTGTCTTTCTTCAAGAAAACTTTGCCCTCTGTTATGCGTGACAAAATTATTGCTGTAAAATCACTGAGAAGGATTACTGTGCTAAGACTATAAGCCTTTCTGCCACCTTGTGGCCGGTCCAAGCCATTGTGATTTACAGTACACAGTAAAAGAATCTTTTTATCCAACTAACATGAATGATCTGATACACTAAAGTACCCGTGTGGCTGTTTTACCTTGAGAGAGAATGAGGGTGCCATCATGGTTTCATCATCTGATTCATCGTCTGAATCCCGTAGTTCATCAGCTTCCTGCCACTCCACATTAGGACCTCGATGGAAGCGCAGGCGAGTTCCTGAATATCAACACAAGAATAAGCAAATGTGTGCAATGGTGTTAGGAGGACGCTAGAATTTGGATGCAATACAGCTGTTTGGACACCAATAGTGAGAGCAGATTTACACCTGAGTACGGCCTAATCAGCGCTGTTTTGACGGGTCTATTCAGCGTATTTAAGACttagaaaatgaaaatagaatTATGTTTTTTCAAGTGATTAGACTTTAATTTAACAAATTTAACTTTAACAAATTCTGTATTTGTGTTCATACATCACTGATGTAAACATTACCACTGAAGAAAACATTCACGAATGACTTAACGGTTTTCAAGTGAGGAATGCGTTTTTATTACAGACTTTGTGAGGTAAGTTTAAGGTAAATTTCATTAAGCTATTCCGATAAAAGCCCAGGTTGACTTCAGACTGTTGGAGCcggtctaaatgtatgtttatgtGCGTGTACA
This genomic interval from Odontesthes bonariensis isolate fOdoBon6 chromosome 7, fOdoBon6.hap1, whole genome shotgun sequence contains the following:
- the hbp1 gene encoding HMG box-containing protein 1; the encoded protein is MDESFDPLKCNEDLPSSPGCHMDYDDMPELQEVEEDRRSQGLFQVGAVSHQELSCSPNTNWLAELAKIATSPQSPLLKDAPHKRSSPVHIFGSSNSLHSYARPPLASSAPNPSRGHLRERRRVRASSESESGVFSMSSSFSDDEDMAWSHSWPSTAWHCFLKGTRLRFHRGPNVEWQEADELRDSDDESDDETMMAPSFSLKRYGSDGLKLVNHEETISFGQAVLKLTFDSGSPDKGFLTAECRLDHPFFVKNKGWSSFYPSLTVVHHGIPCYEMQPGDVCLPPNHPDAINCDDSVVFDTFRSYDFTPLDSSAVYVLSSMARQRRASLSSGRAVSPDCDKLERSSSPQSSSSKSNRSHNSGTTSGATPTKCKRPMNAFMLFAKKYRVEYTQMYPGKDNRAISVILGDKWKKMKSEERRMYTMEAKALAEEQKRLNPDCWKRKRTNSGSQQT